Proteins encoded within one genomic window of Lysinibacillus louembei:
- a CDS encoding sigma-70 family RNA polymerase sigma factor: MDEESLLQLLEAQEERFYKIAYAYMRHEQDALDAYQELVYRALKHRHKVREPAYMSTWLVRVLINICLDMKNKRQATVTLDTVQEPVSYDAQTVELTELLAKLSPAEQELIYLKYVEDLKNQDIAVRQNIPEGTVKSRIHTTLKKLRSFWKEERG, from the coding sequence ATGGATGAAGAAAGCTTGCTTCAATTATTAGAAGCGCAGGAGGAGCGCTTTTATAAAATTGCCTATGCCTATATGCGTCATGAACAGGATGCACTGGATGCCTATCAGGAGCTTGTTTATCGCGCATTAAAGCATCGGCATAAAGTGCGTGAGCCAGCATATATGAGCACATGGCTTGTGCGTGTATTAATCAATATTTGCTTAGATATGAAGAATAAGAGGCAAGCAACTGTCACATTGGATACGGTGCAGGAGCCCGTTAGCTATGACGCGCAAACGGTGGAGCTGACTGAGCTGCTTGCAAAGCTGTCACCAGCTGAGCAGGAGCTAATTTATTTAAAATATGTAGAGGATTTAAAAAATCAAGATATTGCTGTGCGGCAAAACATTCCTGAGGGCACTGTGAAATCAAGAATACATACGACGCTGAAAAAGCTGCGTAGCTTTTGGAAGGAGGAGAGAGGATGA
- a CDS encoding DUF4179 domain-containing protein, with product MNKELLEKLEQIKVPKAALQQARLSALKRRRKNRRTLQLMLVAALFFFVLTASIRLSPQIATAAAKIPLLAPFVQMITYDKGIEDILAHEYAEDIVVEAESNGKKLMITSVVADESGLLIAYRFDNGEVMQQPVNFSEVKLLQNGEALPAGVTMYFDGAEDKSIMESTLDVIFVENTVLNGNDFELFVQLNDQLETTFTLPFTLSKSVAQSKHYPLNEQLFIDGQEIYVNSIEISPLRVEVSFTIPETNTKRILDFDLRLVDEVGEEWETTRNGTTGYGGISSGMFTRFMQSNYFREPKSLTLIVENVTALEKGKDYIEVDFSQKQVLYMPEELQVELNIASEISIDAIHPLEKAGHGKPLFSTLIDANGEEWYSTQSSSLIDDSKKSESSYLFNKGFANPVKMYIQHYPLYLNGSAELEIPIR from the coding sequence ATGAACAAGGAGCTACTAGAAAAACTGGAACAAATAAAAGTGCCAAAAGCCGCTTTGCAGCAAGCGCGGCTATCAGCACTTAAAAGACGACGAAAAAATAGGCGCACGTTGCAGCTGATGCTAGTCGCTGCCTTATTTTTCTTCGTATTGACAGCAAGCATCCGCCTTTCACCACAAATCGCTACCGCTGCGGCAAAGATTCCATTGCTTGCACCCTTTGTCCAAATGATTACATATGATAAAGGGATAGAGGATATTTTAGCGCATGAGTACGCAGAGGATATCGTAGTTGAGGCGGAAAGCAATGGGAAAAAATTGATGATTACAAGCGTTGTCGCAGATGAAAGCGGTCTTCTTATTGCTTATCGCTTTGACAATGGGGAAGTGATGCAGCAGCCTGTTAATTTTTCAGAGGTGAAATTGTTGCAAAATGGAGAGGCATTGCCTGCTGGTGTGACGATGTATTTTGATGGGGCAGAGGATAAGTCAATAATGGAAAGCACATTAGATGTTATTTTTGTCGAAAATACGGTGCTAAATGGCAATGATTTTGAGCTTTTTGTGCAATTAAATGATCAGCTCGAAACGACCTTTACATTGCCTTTCACACTGTCAAAGTCAGTAGCACAGAGCAAGCACTATCCGTTAAATGAGCAGCTGTTCATTGATGGACAGGAAATTTACGTCAATAGCATAGAAATCTCGCCGTTGCGTGTGGAAGTGAGCTTTACCATTCCTGAAACAAATACCAAGCGCATTTTAGATTTTGATTTGCGCCTAGTTGATGAGGTGGGAGAGGAATGGGAGACAACGAGAAATGGGACGACTGGCTATGGCGGCATTAGCAGTGGGATGTTTACACGCTTTATGCAAAGCAATTATTTCCGTGAGCCAAAATCATTAACTTTAATTGTTGAAAATGTCACAGCGCTCGAAAAGGGCAAGGATTATATCGAGGTTGATTTTAGTCAAAAGCAAGTGCTCTATATGCCAGAGGAATTGCAGGTCGAGCTGAATATTGCGAGCGAAATATCGATTGATGCCATTCATCCGCTAGAGAAGGCAGGGCATGGCAAGCCACTATTCTCGACATTAATTGATGCGAACGGAGAAGAGTGGTATTCGACACAAAGCTCTTCTTTAATCGATGACAGCAAGAAAAGTGAAAGCTCCTATCTATTTAACAAAGGCTTTGCCAACCCTGTTAAAATGTATATTCAGCACTATCCGCTTTATTTAAACGGAAGCGCAGAGCTGGAAATACCAATTCGTTAG